CGCGCCGCGCTCGGCATCGAACGCCACCTGCTGTTCGGCCACAGCGTCGGTGGCGGCATGGCGCTGTGCATCGCCGCGGATGCGGGCGACGACTGCCTGGCCGTGGTCAGCGAATCCGCGCAGGCGTTCGTCGAGCCGCGCACGCTGGAAGGCATACGCGCGGCGCAAGCGGCGTTCGCGGATCCGCTGCGTTTCGAACGGCTCGAACGCGTGCACGGCGACAAGGCGCGCTGGGTGCTGGCGGCATGGACCGGGGTCTGGCTGTCGCCCGCATTCGCCGATTGGAACCTGGACGCAGCGCTGGCGCGGGTGGGTTGCCCGCTGCTGGCGATCCACGGCGAGCGCGACGAATACGGGTCGCTGGCGTTCCCGCAGCGGATCGTCGCGCATGCCGGCGGCCCGGCCGAGGCGATGATCCTGCCCGGTTGCGGCCACGTGCCGCACCGCGAGCAGGCCGACGCCGTGCTGGAGCGCGTGGCCGCGTTCGCGGGCGCGATCGACGCCTGAGCCACGCAAAGAAAAACGCCCGGCAGTGCCGGGCGTTCTTGCATGGACATCGCGGAGGGGGAGGGCCGCGACGACCGGCGATGCCCGCCGAGGGGAGCGGCGGGCATCGTCCCTTTCTTCGGACGGGCGCCGCTTACCAGGTGATGCGCGGGCCGACCGTCCACTGGGTGTCGCCGCCATTGGC
Above is a genomic segment from Thermomonas aquatica containing:
- a CDS encoding alpha/beta fold hydrolase, whose product is MTPRVAIQDRHVAIPAGDVFVRRWMPVAGGSRAPLILLHDSLGCVELWRDFPGLLAQRLQRPVLAYDRLGFGKSAPRAAIPGPEFIDEEARRDFPALRAALGIERHLLFGHSVGGGMALCIAADAGDDCLAVVSESAQAFVEPRTLEGIRAAQAAFADPLRFERLERVHGDKARWVLAAWTGVWLSPAFADWNLDAALARVGCPLLAIHGERDEYGSLAFPQRIVAHAGGPAEAMILPGCGHVPHREQADAVLERVAAFAGAIDA